The sequence CCCCCGATGCACTTCTCAAAGCGCTGACCACCTTAAAAGAAGTGACCACCGGGAAGCTCATTTGCGTTTTTGGCTGCGGAGGAGATCGCGATCGCGGCAAGCGTCCAGAAATGGCCAAAGTGGCCGCTCAAGTGGCGAGCACCGTGATAGTCACCTCGGACAATCCTCGAACCGAAGATCCGCAAGATATTATCAATCAGATTATTGCCGGAAGTGAAAAATCCTTTTTGACGGAAGTCGATCGGGCTAAGGCCATAGAAATGGCTTGTCAATTATGTACAGAAAATGATGTTGTACTTATTGCGGGCAAGGGACATGAAGATTATCAAATCATTGGCCGCGATAAACTGCACTTTAGTGATCGTGAAGAAGTGCTCAAGTTTTTAGGGGAGCAGTGAAACTCAATATGACCATCGATGATTTAGTTCAAGGAACCCACGGCAAAGTTCTTTCCACCCACCAAACTCAATTTACATCCGTCACCACAGATTCCCGTGGCGATGTGAAAGATAAAGTTTTTCTGGCGCTCAAGGGTGACGTTCACAATGGGCATGACTACATCAAAGCTTGCGTCGAAAAGGGTGTTGCTGCAGTGATCAGCAGCGAAATGAATGAGGAGTTTAAGGCCTTGAGTTCGAAGGTCACTTGGATCCAAGTTGACGATACGTTACAAGCGCTTCAATCGCTCGGAAAGTACTGGCGAGAGAAGCTCAACCTCCAAGTGATTGGAGTGACCGGAAGTAACGGAAAAACATCGGTAAAAGATTTTGCATTCACACTTTTAAGCACGGTTTATCCCGTTCAAAAAAGCATGGGCAGTTTTAATAATCATTGGGGAGTGCCTCTCACGCTTTTGAGTCTGACGCCAGAGCATAAAATGGCGGTGGTGGAGATGGGGATGAATCATTCCGGTGAAATCCTAAGGCTCTGCGAAATCGCCACTCCCAACATTGCGATGGTGAATAATGTGGGCCGCGCACACATGGGACACTTTAAATCTTTGGATGAGATTGCTGCAGCTAAAGAAGAAATTTATCAGAATCTTGGCCCTAAGGGTGTTGGGATTTTCAATTTAGAGAATCCCTTCACAAAAAAAATGTACGAAAAGTGGAAGCCCCAACTCGGCAAAACTTACACCTTTG is a genomic window of Bdellovibrionales bacterium containing:
- a CDS encoding UDP-N-acetylmuramoyl-tripeptide--D-alanyl-D-alanine ligase; this translates as MKLNMTIDDLVQGTHGKVLSTHQTQFTSVTTDSRGDVKDKVFLALKGDVHNGHDYIKACVEKGVAAVISSEMNEEFKALSSKVTWIQVDDTLQALQSLGKYWREKLNLQVIGVTGSNGKTSVKDFAFTLLSTVYPVQKSMGSFNNHWGVPLTLLSLTPEHKMAVVEMGMNHSGEILRLCEIATPNIAMVNNVGRAHMGHFKSLDEIAAAKEEIYQNLGPKGVGIFNLENPFTKKMYEKWKPQLGKTYTFGEPKADVFLKVKTMTFEGLTISGHIAGVRDEAKVPVWGEHNIWNLMAAAT